The following coding sequences lie in one Spinacia oleracea cultivar Varoflay chromosome 1, BTI_SOV_V1, whole genome shotgun sequence genomic window:
- the LOC110803037 gene encoding inositol 3-kinase codes for MGLSRRGLVVGNYCHDVLLRDDVVIAESLGGAASFISNIFSLLSIPCDYISIVGSDFSYNHSVFSSPIVSSTSKTTVFHAHFPSAHPTNDGLPVSDRTLKRVIACDPIRPSELPTSNSGKSFDFGMAVGVGGEILPETLEKLVEICDIVFVDVQGLIREFDEIDGTVRLIKLKETNYYPLLSKIGFLKASAEEAEFLDIEEVRKLCCVVVTYGEMGCKVFWKDGEVDISPFSTVQVDPTGAGDSLLGGFVAGLSLGLAVPDAALLGNFFGSLTVSQLGLPKFDSKLLQRVKDEVQNRSLQCAHHRGGDTNALLFSKPPGHEQFYASLNAIRHTFSLPKQECRRDVPDMHNLTTTAVNHSIKHQCSGQKFLHDPVYDEAVEPLEGTQS; via the exons ATGGGGCTCTCCCGCCGTGGTTTGGTGGTAGGAAACTACTGCCACGACGTCCTCCTCCGAGACGACGTCGTAATTGCAGAATCCTTGGGGGGTGCAGCCTCCTTCATCTccaacattttctctctcctctcaatccCCTGCGATTACATCTCCATAGTTGGCTCTGATTTCAGCTACAATCACTCTGTTTTCAGCTCTCCGATTGTTTCTTCCACCTCAAAAACCACTGTTTTCCATGCCCATTTCCCCTCAGCTCACCCCACAAACGACGGGCTACCCGTTTCAGATCGGACTCTCAAACGGGTCATTGCATGTGACCCGATTCGACCCTCTGAGCTGCCCACTTCTAACTCGGGCAAAAGTTTTGATTTCGGGATGGCTGTGGGTGTGGGAGGGGAGATTCTGCCTGAGACTTTGGAGAAATTGGTTGAGATTTGTGATATTGTGTTTGTTGATGTTCAAGGGTTAATTAGAGAATTTGATGAAATTGATGGTACTGTTAGATTAATTAAGCTTAAGGAGACCAACTATTACCCTTTGCTATCAAAGATTGGGTTTCTAAAGGCTTCTGCTGAAGAAGCAGAGTTTCTGGATATTGAGGAAGTGAGGAAGCTTTGTTGTGTGGTGGTAACTTATGGTGAGATGGGTTGTAAGGTGTTCTGGAAAGACGGGGAGGTTGATATTTCGCCATTTTCAACGGTTCAGGTTGATCCTACTGGTGCTGGGGATAGTTTGTTAGGTGGGTTTGTTGCTGGTCTTTCTCTTGGATTAGCTGTTCCTGATGCTGCATTGTTGGGCAACTTTTTTGGGTCTTTGACTGTTTCCCAATTAGGGTTGCCTAAGTTTGATTCCAAGTTGTTGCAG AGAGTCAAAGATGAGGTGCAAAACAGATCATTACAGTGTGCTCATCACCGAGGTGGAGATACAAATGCGCTTTTGTTTTCAAAACCTCCCGGACACGAGCAATTCTACGCGTCTCTTAATGCCATCAGACACACATTTTCATTGCCCAAACAAGAATGTAGAAGGGATGTACCAGATATGCATAATCTTACAACTACAGCTGTAAATCACAGTATAAAGCATCAGTGTAGTGGGCAGAAGTTCTTGCATGATCCTGTATATGATGAAGCAGTTGAACCCCTCGAAGGTACACAATCATAG